TACCCCTCTGTAGCTTCTCCTTTTATGGTAGTCGATCATGGTATCCTCAATTTCACAGAGAGTGGGTGCAGCAAacgaggcgcacacacacaccatagtgTTGACAATGAGAATGTATTACAAAATTCCATAACAAGGATATAGAATGTGTGAATGTATAATATCAGCTCTAACCTACCCATCCTCCTTGGCTCTGGATCCAGGGCTGGATATGGTTGTCCAGGTAGGTGGCCATCCAGTCTGCAATGCGCGTCACCAGGTGGCTCATATCCTTCTCAACACACTCAACGCACAGGGCCCCGCCAAAAGCAAATAGGCCCACCACGCGACCCCAGTTGACCCCGTCCCTGAACACTTCGTCCATCACGCTCTCAAAGCTGTGGTAGGCTGTGGCAGGGGTGATGTGGAGCTGGGAGCAGAGGTCACTGAAGGCGCGGGTGTAACGCAGCTCAAACTCATCCACTGAGTCCCGTAGTGCTGCTTTCACCGCCTCAATTCCCCCTTGTGCAGAGGAAGGCATACCCAAATTGCTTCTGCCGTTCCTGTTATTCCCCAAAGACCCATTTGCAATGGCTTCATCCCCCTCAGTCCGTCCACTTGCACCCTCCAGCACCAACTGACAACATGGATAATTTCTCTGGGACAGTTTATAGCTTATAAAAAACACCACCAGTTCCCTGTTACTGTAAGACATATTTTCCTCCTTCTATGCACCCTCTTTATCCATTGACTCTACACTATTTGGAATCGCAGGGCTCTCCTGCCATACCTAACACTGTAACTGGGATGTCTGGAATGAAGGCTTGCCCTCTGGCAGTTTCCTCTGGGCTGCAACAAGTAATCACaccctgaaaaaaaaaaaaaacacacacaaattcTCAGATGCAGAACACATGAAAACACTGTGGATTCTATTGGTCATTGTCATTAAGAATGAAACTCTCTGCCCCAGCAGCATCACAATCACCTAGAAATAATGTAAATCAATGTTATGATCTACTAGTCCTTACATAAACCAATATAGAAAGTCTTGCTAAATCCAGGTCTGTTGGGTAAGGTAGAAAAAACAACATGCATCTCCAAATAAGCCGCTGACACATGTATGAAACTAATTACGCAATTAATATCATTGATGTCAGGTAGCAAGCTAGCTGTTTTTGTTAACTAAATGAGGTGGAGGCTCcttagaggaagaaggggaggaccagcctgtgtttaaaaaaaaatctaaatctaCATGTTTTGAtagaactatactaaatatatttacatgtcaccaaataattgaataaaacactgttttgcaatgaaggactacagtagcctcaaaagcattctgtagggtagcaccacaATGTACACAGAGGGCAGCTAGTTTCCATCATCCTCTGGCTACACTGACTTCAATACAAACCccaggaggctcatggttctcacccccttccatagacgtaAACAGTAATTATGAGAccttccggaggatgtcctccaacctatcagagctcttgcagcatgaccTGACATGTTGTCCAACCAATCAAAGAATAAGATAATTAATCtaatactgaaagcataagctacagctagctagcattgcAGTGCATGAAATGTGGTGAGAAAAACAACTCAGAAAAACAATAGCTTAAAAGTGAACTAATTAATTTATTCCCAACTGAatgagaagcgagagagagggagctatacattttgttgtatttttttcactttcacttacttagctagcaaatgcagctagtaagcatccctctgtttgggtAGGCTaaactatgttagctagctgtgtctatccaacactggaactcttctaaGTCAAGGTAAACGTTTGGTTTTGTTTATTTATTGCTACCGGGGCCCACTGGTGTAACTGCTAGCTAAACTGCCTCCTGACTGTACActcactgtactgcatgattgtagcgggtttagtAACAAGTTAGTTccattagctatgttgactaggacattggctaatatggtgacaacaatgtaggctgtgtgtagcggttagcagttatgatatgaaggtttggcttggaaaagtCTTTTCACCTGGTCACAGGCAGCTgattgtgcactgaagtccacacaTGAAGAGAAAATGTGAGAGGAGGATGTGGCTGCTattaaagtgaactgtgtttgatcAGAGGTGTATTAATTtagccgattctgttgaaaaacgtttcttaaacggaacaaAACGGGAATAAACATCACTGCATTTGTCAAATATAAACTCTCGATTGCaactggactaatgattacaccttaGATCAGCTTGATGCAGGCACGTGTGCAAGACCGTATTGAACGTGtcactgtcaccttgattactcacatTTTTCTCTcaacctacgttgtaaactttcattcataggctaggttgtagcaacctcatgatgggtatatggAAAAttcgagtatcatgtagtagccggaacctatcgatgttacattgagctgggtgaatggaatacgAATGGCAGtcgtccaatatgctgtaatagtaATAAGGCCATACTCATTTTAAAACGGCACCGACCGCAACAGATCTAAAGCGTTTAATTTTCACCAAACAATGCGCTTTCTTCGCTAGATAAAATGAAACGGCTAATGTAACTATTGTTTACATTATGGCACGTTTGACAAGTTGCATAACCTAGCTACTAGTAACAAATGGTCAAAATGTGTTTGCTTTCCTGCTGCGCAATAGCCATATAAATGGATTTCACAGCTCAAAAACAAACGTATTGAGATCAAGTTAATATCACCTGGAGTAAAAGTGCCAACCAAGCAATAATTTCTCAATACGGTATGCATAAAATAAGTGAATATATGTAGCTAAGTTATACGTATAAATTAGCATCGTTGCTAGCAAGCTAGAAATGACAGCTTCATATATTGCTTAGCTACACACTGTACAAGCTTCCGATCTCCATAGTAATATTTTATAACCCAATCATTAAAAATACCATGGTCTGTCATACTTACAATTGCAACTAAGACTGAAGCACCTTTCAAGGGAGAGGTATCGATTTTTTCAAAGGTGGATTCGTTTTTGTGCATAAAGGCATACAGAATATCGACATATTTGCAGCAGCGAAAAGGCCATTAATGCACGTTGGCCATTGGCCAGTTCTCTCAAGTAGATCGGATGTTCCGCCTTTTCACAAAATTAACAACCAATCAGACTAGGCACAGCGGAAGTTGAGACCTGTGTTCAAAATGTCACAGGGCAGATATGATGTGTTCTGATATTTATAtcaatgtaaaatatatatatatatttatatcaaTGTATTCCCTCAGATTTTGTACAAATATTTCTCTTTATAAATCATTTACTTACCCTTTCATTGAGGGTATATTACTCCGAGTTGACCTTTTAAATTTTTCCAAACATTTAATGAAAATGTAACAAACATTTTTACTTTAATAAATGAATTGTGCAATGGAATATATTTGCATAACAGAAGGGCACAATGACATGATACTAGTGTTGGTCAAATGAGAAGGTTAATTGCAAACAGCTTTATTAAACAAAAGTGAACATAGGCATACATATTACCCTGCTATCTCTAAAATGTAAATGACAATAATACATCATATGGGTGGACAACCCATATGCCTATATGAAGagtgaatgttttttttattacaCTTAAAACTGTGACATTAGTCTGAATGTATGCATAATCTAACGTAGGCCTACTAAATATGTACAATGTTACAGCCAAAATTAGTTACAGATGCCATACATTTTATTTTGCACCATTGTTTAGCTCACTTCAGCAAACGTTTATCTGGAGCCAGAAGTTAAGTTTGTTTCTATACTTGTGTAGTTCCTAATTCAAAGTCATTGTTCTTTACTTAAACTGCGCATCCCACTGACTTTATGAAGTCTTCCATTTGTCCCGTCAGTCTCTCATACTTTCCTATAACCGAATAATTGTAGTGTGCAATGATTACCTGCACCAAACCCCTGTTATACTTTGTGTACCGCAGGTCTTTTAGACATCTCATTTTGATGTCTCATGTTATCAAACCAAGGCACCTTCTCTCTTGAAGGCCCATCAATGCTTGGAGTTCTCTCTTCTGGCAGGTTTGATTTCTCTTAAGATGTGACATCCACAGATTTGTGTGTGTCAACTTCCCCATTCTTAACAGAACAGTCCTCTTGTTCTGACTCACTATCAGACGAGTCAATTGATATGGGTTCTGTCACTTCTGTGTAAGTACTTAGCTTGAGGGTACAGTTAATTGTCTCGCATCGTTTGCTTTGGTCTGTGTTAAGTGTCGGCCTAGACTTAAAGGCTTTCTCCACTGAGGTGACAGGGAGCTTGGTTTTCTCCTCAAAATCCATGTCATGTTTCAGTCCCTTGAGTGCCTGCATGTCAAAGCCAAGTAGCACTTTCAATTTCCTGGTCTCACAGTCCCTCTCACATGACCTCCTTCGGTGAGCGAAGTGACTGGCAATGTCAGACTTCCAGAGCCACAGGCTTGCAGACAGCTTCTCTTCTTCCTGTGAGGTTAGATAGGGACGACGATTGAAATAGGCTGAGAGGAAGGCTTTTCGTGCCTCATAGGTCTTGTGCTCATAGCTTCTGGGGTCCAACACTAGATCCACAGCCTCCCCTGGCTTGTCCATGGGGTAATATCCAACATCATTGTTAATCTTCATCCTCTTGGAGTCAGACATGGTTTGGGTGGGTAGCTGACGCTTTAAGAACCCTGCACCAGAAGAGTTGAGTGTTAAGGCAGACTTTGGTCCCGGACCCTTCTGGGCCCTGCCCACAGCTCGGCACTGCACAAGATGCAGAGTGATCGTGGAGGCCACCATGTTGCTGGTGTAGACACCCAAACAGTGGATGCACTTGTACGTCAACTTCTTCTCCACAGGGTGCATCGTCTGAAGCACCTGGTGTCGTTCCCTCAGATGCTGTGCCAATGCATCAGAGATGGGACCCTTGAGGATGGTGAAACACAGTGGGCATAGGGTCTTGCCAACCTCATTGCTGCCAGATACAGTGGCTTGACTTCTGGCAAGCATGTCATTCTTTCTTTCTGGCATCTTTGAAGGCAGACTCTTCACTGGAGCAAGGAAGCTGTTCTGAGCATGGGAAGCCATAGACTGCTCCTGGGCAGCTACAGGTTCCTTCATGTTATAGGTTATAACAATAAGCTGTATGATCTTGTTCTTAGCCTGCCCAATTGTGAGGTCAAAGGTTAGCGGGGAGGCAGCTGGAGGACCAACAAAGTCATCTGGGTGAGCCTGACCCACATGATCCAGCATTTTCTCCACATTATTGAAGCTGGCATGACACTGTGGGCAGGTGAGCCCATGGATCAGCATGTGGTTAAGCAACGTGTCACTTGGCAGATAACGGTTGCAAAGCAAACACTTACTGGTGAAGTTGTGGATCTTCATGATGAACTTTGCAATTGCCCATACCTTCTTAGCCTTGTGTGCCTTCTCAAAATGAGCACTGTACAGGTTTTCAGGGAAGAGCTCATTGCAGACCGTGCATATCTTCCACTTCTGTGTTTGGGATGTAAGACTAGCGTTAGCACCAGAAACCTGCTTTCCTGAGGGTGACGTTAAGTTATTGGATAAGGAGGCTCTGCCTTCTCCCAACCCACTATGGCCAGGAATGGTCAAACGCTGGCCAGCAATAGAGGACTGACTGGTCATATTCTTCAGTCCAGAAGGCCCCTGCTTTTGATGGGCCCCCACCATATGGCTAACCTGTTCAGACGTCAGAGTACGACCCCCAGTCACCACAGAACCCTTCTGGGTCATACCATAGCTTTGGGGTCTAGACACCACAACATTAGCATGTCCAATCATAGTTGTCACCTGAGAGCCAATGCGCTCATGATATTCAATGACATGCTGCACGAACGCCTCATAGCTACGGGTGGAGAACTGACAGCGCTTACAGAGGATGTTGTTACCATTGACAGCATTGGCTCCATTTTTGACTGATGTTTCTGAGACCATGGCAACATAGGGTGAGACCACATGCTGGAAGTGCTCCCTGTAGATGTGCCTTCGCACAACATTGTACAGAGGGTCCCGGTAGGTACACTTCTTGCAATAGTACATTGCCCTCTCCACCTTGTTATTTGCGCCCATAGCAGCCCCCTGGTAGGCACCCAGACCCTGACGCACCGCACTGGATATGTGGAAGACCTTGACATGAGTTTCCATAGTCTTCTTGCTCGCAGTGAAAGTGCAGTAAGGGCAGTTCAGCAGGATGCGGCTCTCAAAGTTGTTCCTGTGGACATTTCGAAAGTGGTTCTTGTAGCCTGAGTAGTACTTGGAAGAGAAATGGCATTCTGTGCAGCAGAAAGGCTTTGACCGGTACTCCTGTAAGACACAAATACCCAGGAGAGTTTAAGAATTGGACACTGCACCAAAAAATTGTAAATTGTTTTGTTAATGATTGCTCCTTCATCAAAAACTAGTTTGATTTATGATTGTGACAAACAAAGAAGCACTATAATCATTACAAGGCCCAAAATAAGTGGTAATTGAATAACCAATCTTTTAAATTGACTAGTGCGAGTGATTTACCTGTGTTTTGGAGAATGACGGATCCCATGAACAAAGTTCCAGGCAGACAGTATTCTTCACATAATTCTCATCTGGGCAAAATTCTTTGAGGTCCTATGTGAGAGGGAAGAGCAATTTGATCAGAAATCACAAAACTGTATGCTGGATCATGTCAAATTGGAATACATGCCTATTCATTTCTACCACCACAATGGTTGAGAGCACAAGTGACTACAAAATTATAAATGAAACACACAGAAGTCACAGACACACTTCAACCAAAACCTTAGTGATAGGTAAAAGCTatgaaaaataaacatttaaGCTCACCTCCGCTTGCTCCTTGCAGTACTCCAGTCCAATGTCACTAAGTGCCTTCTTCACCTGTTTCCTTGCTCTTCGTATGCTAGTGAGGTTGTTCACAGGGAGTTGATACATCTTTCCAGTCTGCAAGAAGAATAAATCAGGGAGAATTCTATTAGTACTCATGTCAAACCCATATATGGCCTACATCGTTACAGTTgatggttagctagctagtgaattTGAGCTAAATTCGCATAGacatgacatcagtcaaaacaagacatggtatcaagaataaGATAAAAATAGCTGAAATGAGCTACCTAAGATTCCCTgcatggcagcttcttgtcattgttgctagcaaTCTGGCCACCCAGAATCACAACACACAGACTTTTGCCACATTGAATAGCGCGCATCGTTTGTGACGTTGTCAGCTAACCAATCTATAACAATTTTCTTACATTCATTTATGAATATGATTTTGTTGTTGATTCGGCACATTTTTCTATAAATTGTTGAACATAATAGACTCCAGTCTACAGGCATATCAAAGTTGCAGAGTGGGATCTCAGCTAGTTAAAAATTATAACATGGCACACATAGTAGGCAATGCAAGCTTTAGATTGGTTAGTCTAGCGAGTTATCTATACTTGTAGTAATAATGGGCAAACCAACCAGGCCCTTACAGCACAGCACGTGCCCATGGGCTCTGACCTCCAGGGGGAACCCATTGATATTGATAGTCACtctcagatatcattaacatagcacaagtcatggcaaaatgtgaagTCCCGTAACAtttgacggggggggggggggtcgtagagcaaaaaaGAACACTATTGTGATTGTCAGAGTCTctcctttccatagagtggtcaaagAATGtataggccaaaccgttcggacgctacagacatttTTGTGAGAAGAAGCTTGGCCACCTTCGACCGCAGATGTGGAAAACAGACATAGGCGGACGCGGCGGACTGAGACACCGGGCACTCAAAAAACTGctctctctagcttaaactgactgattttgatggggatttttaatTATTTACTTAAACTAGCACGGAACCCAAACAGGTTGTGCGCGTGCGCCAtcatgcataaatgtattttgtccacccacaccaaacgcgatcacaacacgcaggttcaaatatttaaaaaactctgaatcaattacattaatttggggacaggtcgaaaagcattaaacatttatggcaatttagctagctagcacttgttagctaatttgtcctatttagctagctttctgtggctagctaatttgtcctgggatataaacattgagttgttattttacctgaaatgcacaaggtcctctactccgacaattaatccacacccAAAACGGTCAACCGGAtgaaataattgaataatatagatttctaaatgtattttgcaacgctcgcggtGTAGCCAGCTTGATAAGGATTAAAACTGAAGAAAGGTCTCTCCGCCCCATGACAAAATTAGTAGAATTGCTTGAAATGTgttataaaaatgtaaaaattatCCACCCCATGGAAAAATGTGTGATATTGCAGGAAATTAACGTTAAAATGTAAATTTCTGTCTACACTGTCAAGAGGGGGgccactttttatttatttaaaggaCCCACGTAGGGCACCCAAAAAGCTAGAGCCGGCCCTGCTTACAGATTAAACATTATGGAGTTTTTAATGCCTCTTTGATGTAAGGTCCCCTTTTCAGCCTGTGAAATCTGAAACCACTTGAAGCTGGGGTGTCCCTCCTAACATTTCATTTTCTTTTCAACTCCTGGCTGAATCCTACATCACCAACAAAGCATATGCCTGCAATCCTTACATCGTAGCGCAGCAAGAGAGTGTGGTTTCATCACGGTAGCACATTCAGAAATCAAATTATAGCCATTACTCTAAAATAATTCATACACGTTAAACAAAAAAACACTGTCATAGACAGAAAAGATTAATATGAGATGAAAGTCGAGTTCCTAACGAGTTCAGGAAGACAAGCTAAAGCTCTTTGAATCGTTCACAGCTATCGGGGGGAATACATTTTGATTAAGAGACATTTATAAAATATGCACATTTTGTTTAACACTAAACATACAAATATGCATTTTACAGTTATATAGAAGGTGAAATCTTGTTAGTTGTTTTAGAAATAGAATATGCATTATTTAGAAAGTATACAAGTCATTTCAAGCCGTATTCATacagttttgttgaataggaaTAAAATATCATATTTTCATCATATTTGTACTGGGTACTTGAGCTTCTGTCCTCAAAGGTGACTACACCTCAGCAATGTATAACTATTTTTTATCAGAAAGGTGAGATTTTAACCTTTGAGTATGCtgcattactagttattgtttatggccctctcatgataaataattatttttaagGATATTGTAGAGGACATTTCGATTACATTTAGTTACCTTTAACTGGTTTAAAGGAGCCCTGGGTAAGGCCAAAATGCAATAAACATACCAACTAATTATCTCGCAATTAAGCTTTTAGATTCAATGTCAAATATGTCAACAATCGTTCCTCCAAAAAGGACCATTCTATGGATAACATTTCGTGAAAATCCTCCCCAAAAAATGTTATGCCCATGTTTCGTATAAAATCACTCTGATGCCTTAGCTATGAAGTTAGTTATGATTATTTGCAGTTGAAAATCATAGCTAAATCACAAGAAAGCCGCATGGATGGCACAGAAGTGATGTGACTTCAGTTCTGGCACAACATTATTTATTTTCAACATATATTTTGGCCTAGCTAGCTAGGTTGTGATGTCGTG
This genomic window from Oncorhynchus nerka isolate Pitt River linkage group LG2, Oner_Uvic_2.0, whole genome shotgun sequence contains:
- the LOC115137504 gene encoding bcl-2-like protein 1 isoform X2; protein product: MSYSNRELVVFFISYKLSQRNYPCCQLVLEGASGRTEGDEAIANGSLGNNRNGRSNLGMPSSAQGGIEAVKAALRDSVDEFELRYTRAFSDLCSQLHITPATAYHSFESVMDEVFRDGVNWGRVVGLFAFGGALCVECVEKDMSHLVTRIADWMATYLDNHIQPWIQSQGGWDRFAEIFGRDAAADVRRSQESLKKWLLVGVMLLSGVLVGTLIMKKCQ
- the LOC115137504 gene encoding bcl-2-like protein 1 isoform X1, whose protein sequence is MSYSNRELVVFFISYKLSQRNYPCCQLVLEGASGRTEGDEAIANGSLGNNRNGRSNLGMPSSAQGGIEAVKAALRDSVDEFELRYTRAFSDLCSQLHITPATAYHSFESVMDEVFRDGVNWGRVVGLFAFGGALCVECVEKDMSHLVTRIADWMATYLDNHIQPWIQSQGGWVGPFCGDLRQRCSCRRPTVPGELKKMAASWGDAAFRSTGRHSHHEEMPVSGGIGATSTLPPAHINAKSMKIELNSLFT
- the LOC115137515 gene encoding activity-dependent neuroprotective protein a-like, translating into MYQLPVNNLTSIRRARKQVKKALSDIGLEYCKEQAEDLKEFCPDENYVKNTVCLELCSWDPSFSKTQEYRSKPFCCTECHFSSKYYSGYKNHFRNVHRNNFESRILLNCPYCTFTASKKTMETHVKVFHISSAVRQGLGAYQGAAMGANNKVERAMYYCKKCTYRDPLYNVVRRHIYREHFQHVVSPYVAMVSETSVKNGANAVNGNNILCKRCQFSTRSYEAFVQHVIEYHERIGSQVTTMIGHANVVVSRPQSYGMTQKGSVVTGGRTLTSEQVSHMVGAHQKQGPSGLKNMTSQSSIAGQRLTIPGHSGLGEGRASLSNNLTSPSGKQVSGANASLTSQTQKWKICTVCNELFPENLYSAHFEKAHKAKKVWAIAKFIMKIHNFTSKCLLCNRYLPSDTLLNHMLIHGLTCPQCHASFNNVEKMLDHVGQAHPDDFVGPPAASPLTFDLTIGQAKNKIIQLIVITYNMKEPVAAQEQSMASHAQNSFLAPVKSLPSKMPERKNDMLARSQATVSGSNEVGKTLCPLCFTILKGPISDALAQHLRERHQVLQTMHPVEKKLTYKCIHCLGVYTSNMVASTITLHLVQCRAVGRAQKGPGPKSALTLNSSGAGFLKRQLPTQTMSDSKRMKINNDVGYYPMDKPGEAVDLVLDPRSYEHKTYEARKAFLSAYFNRRPYLTSQEEEKLSASLWLWKSDIASHFAHRRRSCERDCETRKLKVLLGFDMQALKGLKHDMDFEEKTKLPVTSVEKAFKSRPTLNTDQSKRCETINCTLKLSTYTEVTEPISIDSSDSESEQEDCSVKNGEVDTHKSVDVTS